GTTTCCATGCTTTTCCTGATCGGGGGGCTGGACTGGCGGCTTGCGGTCGTCGTCGTTGTCTGGGTGGCGATCTTCTCGCTGCTGGCGCGCTATTTCGTGCCGCGCATCCGCTACCATTCCAGGGAAACGGCGGAAGCCGCCTCGATGCTGTCGGGCCGGATGGTGGATGCCTATGGCAATATCCAGACGTTGCGGCTGTTCGGGCGCGACGACGCCAATGACCGCTACATGCGGCAGGGTTTCGATATCTTCCAGCGCGCGACGATGACGTTTACGCGGTTCATCACCGGCGTGCGTGCGTCCATGGCGCTGCTCTCGGGCGTGATGATCACGTCAATGGCGGCGCTCTGCATCGATCTGTGGCTGTCCGGCAAGATCAGTTCCGGCGCGGTGGCTTTCACGCTGGCGCTGGTGCTGCGGCTCAACTTTCTGCTCGGGCGGTTGATGACGCAGTTCAACGGCATCATGCGCAATTTCGGTACGGTGCAGAATGCCGCCGAATTGATCTCGCAGCCGATCGGTCTCGTCGATGCGCCCGACGCCGCGGTGCTCGAGGTGAAGAAGCCGAGCATCCGCTTTGAGAATGTCAGCTTCCATTATGGGCGGGCGGATGGCGTCATCGGCAATCTCAACCTCGAGATCAGGGCCGGCGAAAAGGTTGGAATCGTCGGGCGCTCCGGTGCCGGCAAATCCACCCTCGTCAACCTGCTGCTGCGTTTTTACGATGTCGAAAAAGGACGCATCCTGATCGATGGGCAGGATATCGCCCGTGTGACGCAGGAATCGCTGCGCGCTCACATCGGCATGGTCACGCAGGATACGTCGCTGCTGCATCGTTCCATCCGGGACAACATCCTGTTCGGCCGCACCGATGCGACCGAGGAACAATTGCGGGAGGCGACGCGGCGGGCCAAGGCGAACGACTTCATCGAACGGCTTGAGGACCAGCGTGGGCGCAAAGGGTTCGATGCGCATGTGGGCGAACGCGGCGTGAAGCTCTCCGGCGGGCAACGCCAGCGTATCGCCATTGCCCGTGTGATGTTGAAGGACGCCCCTATTCTCGTTCTCGATGAAGCGACGTCGGCTCTCGATTCAGAGGTGGAGGCGGCGATCCAGAGCAATCTCGATGAGCTGATGCAGGGTAAGACGGTTCTCGCCATCGCTCACCGGTTGTCGACGATTGCCGCCCTCGACCGGCTGATCGTCATGGATCAGGGGCGCATCGTCGAACAGGGGACCCATTCCGAACTCATTACGCAGGGCGGGCTTTATTCCGAGCTCTGGGCGCGCCAGTCGGGTGGCTTCCTCGCCGCTGATGAGGCGGCGCAATAAGTCAGCCGGAGCATTTCCAGAGGGAACGGATTCGTTCCGGCGTCGGACAATGCGGCGATCCCACCGGAAACGCCCTACTTTCCGATCAAGAAATCCGCCATCAGGCCGTAGTGATTGGAGCCGAGATTGTCTTGCAGCCGGGTTGTCTTCATCAGCGTTGCCGGCTCGCGGGCGAAGATGTGGTCGATGGCGATGCCGAAACTTCCTGCCCTGGTTGGCCAGGTCGCAGGCTCAAATGTCGCTTTCTTCAGATCATTGGCGGCGAGGAAGGCGCGCATGTCAGGTGCGATGCTGGATGAGTTGAAGTCTCCGGCGAGAATGAGCGGGCCGGTGATTCGAAATAGAATTTCGCTGATTTCGTCCAGTTCGTCCCGGTGATAATCGTCGAAATAGGGCTTGGTGATGTGCCCGGCGGCAAGTGTCAGTTGCGTGCCGTCGAGATCGACATTCGCGACGGCAAAACGATCCCGCCGAAGATCGCTGAGATTATAAAAGCGGCCTTCCAGCAACGGCCTTTTTGACAGGATGACGAGATCACAGCCGGGCGTACCCTCATAACAACCGAGCCGGTGCGGATAGGTCGGCTGCAGGCGCGGCAGGGCCGAGCGCAATGCGGCCGCCTCGAAGAGATAAATGGCATCGGCACCCGATTCGAGAACCTTGTCGGCAATCGCATCCGCATTGGCCGCGTTGTCCATCAAGACATTGAATGAGAGCAAGCGGAAGGGCTTTGCGCCTGGTGCCGCATTGGCCGTCGTTGAAAATTCCATGAGCATCGCCACGGCGTGAATGGCCAAGGCAAGCGACCAGATTACAAGCATGGCCGAGATAGCGTCACGCGTCAGCCAGAAGACAAGGCATGAGACGAGGATGCAGACAGCAGCAATATGGAGCTGAAAGCTGGTGACGAAGGCCAAAAGCCAGAAGTCGGTGATGTAGCGCAGGCTGGCGATGACGAGGACGGCAGCAAGCGCCGTGGAAACCATGCACGAGAGCTTCGCCGTCATCCGAATCCCTGCTTTCAAAGCTCTCCCTTGAAGTCTCCTAACACGACGGATTTGAGCGCACAATGTTGCCGGACTGCCAGAGGCCGCGAAAAAATGACAACCAAATCGGGCGCTTCCGGCAGAATTACGGCAGCTTTGTGTGCTTTGCTCTTGCCAAGTCGGTCAATATTTTGCGATCACACAAAGTGACGCGGTTTCTTGATGCCGCAGGTGTGTCCAGGACCGAGGGACGGAGTTTGTCCTGGATCAAATCATAGCGGGAGGACTCATGCGATTTACGGCAAAAACAGCGCAGAGGATGGTGTAGCGGTGAGCGAGCACGTAACCAATCACGACGCTTCGGGTGAACCGACCCGTCGCGATTTTCTTTACCTAGTGACGGGAATGGCGGGCGCCGTTGGTGCTGCCGCAGTTGCATGGCCTTTCATTGACCAGATGCGTCCCGATGCATCGACGCTGGCGCTTGCCTCCATCGAGGTGGATGTCGCGGCCGTCGAGCCGGGCATGTCGCTCACCGTCAAGTGGCGCGGCAAGCCGATTTTCATCCGCAACCGCACGGAAAAGGAAATCGAGGAAGCCAAGGCGGTCGCTCTCGGCGATCTCAAGGACCCGGTGGCGCGCAATGCCAACATCGCTGCAGACGCGCAGGCGACCGATATCGACCGCTCCGCCGGGCAGGGCAAGGAAAACTGGATCGTCATGGTCGGTTCCTGCACCCATCTCGGTTGCGTTCCGCTCGGCCAGGCCGGCGATTTCGGCGGATGGTTCTGTCCCTGCCATGGCTCGCACTACGATACGGCGGGCCGCATTCGTAAGGGTCCTGCGCCGCAGAACCTCGCCATCCCGACATTTGCATTCACATCCGATACCGTGATCAAGATCGGATAAGGGGACAGATATTCATGAGTGGTCATTCCAGTTATCAGCCGTCCACCGGCATCGAGAGGTGGATCGATTCGCGGCTTCCCTTGCCGCGCATGATCTATGACAGCTTCGTCGCCTACCCTGTCCCGCGTAACCTGAACTACGCTTACACTTTTGGCGCGATGCTTTCCGTCATGCTGATCGTGCAGATCCTCACCGGCGTCGTGCTGGCCATGCATTATGCGGCCGAAACGACGGTTGCGTTCAATTCCGTCGAAAAGATCATGCGCGACGTCAACCATGGCTGGCTGCTGCGTTACATGCATGCCAACGGTGCGTCGTTCTTCTTCATCGCGGTTTACCTGCACATTGCCCGTGGCCTTTATTACGGCTCCTACAAGGCGCCCCGTGAAATCCTCTGGATTCTCGGCTGCGTGATCTTCCTGCTGATGATGGCGACTGGCTTCATGGGCTACGTTCTGCCCTGGGGCCAGATGTCCTTCTGGGGCGCGACCGTCATCACCGGCTTCTTCACGGCGTTTCCGGCCATCGGTGAGTGGATCCAGCAGTTCCTGCTCGGCGGCTTTGCCGTGGACCAGCCGACGCTGAACCGTTTCTTCGCGCTTCACTACCTGCTGCCCTTCATGATCGCGGGCGTCGTTATCCTGCACATTTGGGCGCTGCACGTTACCGGCCAGACGAACCCGACCGGCGTTGAAGTCAAGAGCAAGACCGATACCGTTCCCTTCACGCCCTATGCGACGCTGAAGGACGCGCTTGGCGTTTCCGTGTTCCTCATCGGTTATGCCTGGTTCGTGTTCTACATGCCGAATTTCCTCGGTCACCCTGATAACTACATCATGGCCGATCCCTTGAAGACGCCGGCGCATATCGTTCCGGAATGGTACTTCCTGCCGTTCTACGCCATGCTGCGCGCCATCACCTTCAACATCTGGGTCATCGATTCCAAGCTGGGTGGCGTTCTCGTGATGTTCGGCGCGATCGTTGTGCTGTTCTTCCTGCCCTGGCTCGATACGTCGAAGGTTCGCTCCGCTGTTTATCGTCCCTGGTACAAGATGTTCTTCTGGGTCTTCGTGGTGAATGCCATCATGCTCGGCTGGCTGGGCTCGCGCCCGGCGGAAGGCACCTACGTCATCATGTCGCAGATCGGCACGCTTTATTACTTCGGCTTCTTCCTCGTCATCATGCCGATCCTCGGTCTGGTCGAAACGCCCCGGCGTATCCCGAATTCGATTACCGAGGCCGTTCTTGAAAAGAACGCCGCCAAGACGGGTGCCGCGCCAGCGGCAGCCCAGGTCTGAGCGCGAAGGAAGGATGACGACAATGAAGAAGCTTGTAACAAGCATCGCGCTTTTCGCCGCCATCGGCTGTTCCTTCACCGTCGCTTCGGCGGCGGAGGAGAGCCATGACCTCGCCACCAAGACGGAACATGCGATTGCCGGCGGCCATTTCCCGGTGATCAAGCCCGAGGAGCAGAGCTGGTCTTTTGCCGGTCCCTTCGGCAAATACGACAAGGGTCAGCTGCAACGCGGCCTGAAGGTCTATAAGGAAGTCTGCTCGGCCTGCCATTCCATGAGCCTGGTCTCCTTCCGCACGCTGGGTGACCTCGGTTACTCGGACGAGCAGGTCAAGGCTTTCGCTGCTGAATACGAAGTGCAGGACGGCCCGAATGCCGACGGCGAAATGTATAACCGCAAGGCGGTGCCATCGGACCATTTCCCTTCGCCATTCCCGAACCATGAAGCGGCGGCCGCCGCCAATGGCGGGGCTGCGCCGCCCGACATGTCGCTGCTTGCAAAGGCGCGCGGCGTGGAGCGCGGTTTCCCGCAATTCATCATCGACATGATCCCGATCATCGGTGGTTACCAGGAAGGCGGCCCGGACTACATCCACGCGCTGCTGACCGGCTATCAGGATCCGCCGGCTGGTGTTGAAGTGGCCGAAGGCACGCATTTCAACCCGTACTTTGTCAGTGCAGTTGCGTTGAAGATGGCGCCGCCCATCAGCGCGGATCAGGTGACGTACGATGACGGAACGCCGCAGACGGTGGACCAGTATTCGAAGGATGTGGCAGCGTTCCTGATGTGGGCCGCAGAACCGCATCTGGAAGAGCGCAAACGCACCGGCTTTATGGTCATGGTGTTCCTGTTCATCTTCACGGCGCTGATCTATCTCACTAAAAAGTCGGTCTACGCCAACAAGGAACATTGATCGGCCTGCCAATGGCAACCGGACTCTCTAGGCCCTCACGGTTTCCGTGGGGGCTTTTTCATGCTTGATACTTGGCTGGATAGCGGCGCGATCGCTCGCTCAAGCGCAGCCGCTGCTGTCAGATCGCGGCGGGAAAAGGGCGATTTTTCCTTTTTAGTTGGTCAACCGCCCTCAAATTGATAGGGTGGGCGAAATCTTCTCATCGATTTTTCCCAATCAACTGGACATGCCATGACCGTCATTGCTTCGGAGCTTTCCGCTGCCATCCGCTCCATTCCCGACTATCCGAAGTCGGGCATTATCTTCCGCGATATTACCACGCTGCTGGGAAATCCGCGGGCGTTCCGCCGGGCGGTGGATGAACTCGTACAGCCTTACGCCGGGACGAAGATCGACAAGATCGCCGGCATGGAGGCGCGTGGCTTTATTCTCGGCGGCGCTGTGGCCCATCAGCTATCGGCTGGATTCGTGCCCATCCGCAAGAAGGGCAAGCTGCCGCATACCACCGTCCGCGTGGCCTACAGTCTTGAATACGGCGTCGATGAGATGGAAATGCATGTCGATGCGGTACAGCCGGGTGAAAAGGTTATCCTGGTCGATGATTTGATTGCGACCGGCGGCACCGCCGAAGGCGCGGTGAAGCTCTTGCGGCAGATGGGCGCCGAGATTGTTTCCGCCTGTTTCGTGATCGATCTGCCCGATCTCGGCGGCCGCAAAAAGCTGGAAGACCTTGGCGTGGACGTGCGCACGCTTGTGGAGTTTTCGGGTCACTGAAGGCAGCCGAAATAGGCAATGGCAAAGCCATTCCCTTCACGGCCTCGCCTCATTCGAACTCCAGAACGCTGCTCTGAAAAGTCAGCACTGTTTCGCCAGACTGGTTCACGCCTTCGTTGAACGTCGTGTTGAGCCATATCCCGGGTCTGGATTCGAGCGGACGGGCATCGAGCAGTGTGACGAAATAGGTAACGTCGTCGCCGGCGTAGACGGGCTTTTTCCATTTCAGATCGCGGAAACCCGGCGATGGGCCGAGCTTCGGCGGTTCGAGGCCTTCCAGTTTCAGCCTCTTCACCTCTTTTGCCCAGTGCGACAGAAAGCTTTTCATCCATCCCGCGCCCGTGTGCCAGCCAGAGGCACACAGGCCGCCCAGAACGCTGTGTTTGGCGGCTTCAGCATCGAGGTGAAACGGTTGTGGATCGAAATCGCGGGCGAAGCGAACAATGTCTTCGGCGGAAAAATGCAGCGTGTCGAGGGTGACGCGCACGCCGATCGGGGAAAGTTCTGCGAGCCTCATGCCGCCATTCCCCCATTTTTGCGCATCAGAAACATGACGGTGTTTTCGCCATGCGAGACCAGGACGCCATGCTGGTTGTAAAGCTCGTGACGAAGTTTTACGAGGCCGATGCCCGGGCGTGAGGCGGAAGGGCGCTGTTCCAGCACGATCGATTTGCCCGAAAGCGTGTCCCCGGCCAGAACCGGCTTCTTCCAGTCGACATAATCGATGCCGGGGCTGCCCTGTGACGTCGAATCAGAGATATAGCTGTCGGCCATCATCCGCATTAAAAGGCTACAGGTATGCCAGCCCGAAGCAGCCAGCCCGCCAAGAATGCTCTGGCGGCCTGCTTCCTCGGAGAGATGCATGGGCTGGGGGTCAAACTCGCTGGCGAAAGCGATGATCTGCTCTGCCGAAAGCGATTGCGGGCCAAGCGGAAATTCCCGCCCTACGGTGAAATCCTCGTAAGCATAGGTCACGACCGGCGCCATGGTTTCCTCCCTTCGCACAGTCAAAGTCGACGCATCTAAGAGGATTTTTCCCTTTACGTAAAGGTCAAATATGGGTGCGGGTAGCTTCTTTTGGGAGAGGCTGGAGCGGACGAATGCTACTTGTCGCCTTCTCCCCGAGGGGGAGAAGGTCGCGGCAGCGGGATGAGGGGGGGTCATTATATCAGGAGAGCTTGTCCTCTCATCCGACCCTTGTGGCCCAGTATCTCTCCCCGGGGTAGAAGAGACAGGCGGCAATGTTACCGTTCTTTGGTACACCAGGGAGGCGACCGGCCTTTCCCGCGAAGAGGCCTGCTCAGGTGTTGAAGCGGAAGTGGATGACGTCGCCGTCCTGAACCACATATTCCTTGCCTTCGTCACGGGCCTTGCCAGCTTCCTTCGCGCCGACTTCGCCCTTGAAGGCGACATAGTCGTTATAGGCGATGGTGTTGGCGCGGATGAAGCCGCGTTCGAAATCGGAGTGGATGACACCGGCCGCCTGCGGGGCCTTGGTGCCGCGCTCGATGGTCCAGGCGCGGCATTCCTTCGGGCCGACGGTGAAATAGGTGATGAGATCGAGCAGCTTGTAACCGGCACGGATCAGGCGGTCGAGGCCCGCTTCTTCGAGGCCAAGGGCGGAGAGGAATTCCTTCGCCTCTTCGTCGGGAAGCTGTGCGACCTCGGATTCGATTGCAGCGGAGATGATGACGGTCTCGGCACCCTGGGCCTTGGCCATGTCTGCGACGGCGCGGGTGTGCTCATTGCCATCGACTGCATCGCCTTCTGCGACGTTGCAGACATAGAGGACCGGGTGCGCCGTCAGGAGGTTGAGGCCCTGAAGGATGCGCAGCTCTTCGGCATCGAGCGTGGAGAGCAGGGTGCGGACCGGCTTGCCTTCGTGGAGAAGCTTCAGCGATGCTTCCATCAGCGGCAGCTGCGCCAGCGATTCCTTATCCTTCCCGGTGGCGCGCTTGCGGGTCTGTTCCGTGCGGCGCTCGAGGCTTTCGAGGTCGGAGAGCATCAGCTCGGTCTCGATCGTTTCGGCGTCGGCGACCGGGTTGATGCGGCCTTCGACGTGCGTGATGTCATCATCCTCGAAGCAGCGCAGGACGTGCACGACGGCATCGACTTCGCGAATGTTGGCGAGAAACTGGTTGCCGAGGCCTTCACCCTTGGAGGCGCCGCGCACCAGGCCGGCGATATCGACGAAGGAGATGCGGGTGGGGATGATTTCCTTTGAGCCGGCGATGTCGGCAAGGATTTTCATGCGCGCATCCGGAACCGCCACTTCGCCCGTATTCGGCTCGATGGTGCAGAAGGGATAGTTGGCGGCCTGCGCCGCGGCTGTTTTTGTCAGCGCGTTGAAGAGAGTGGACTTGCCGACATTTGGCAATCCAACGATACCGCATTTGAAGCCCATGGCTTGAAACCTGTCCGTTTGAAAGAATTCGTTGAGGAGCCTTTTGCGGAAACGGCAGGGCAAGGTCAAGCCCGCGGGCCGATTTGTGCGGGCAAAGCCCCTTTAATGGCGCGGAATTTCGGGCAGGGTTGCCGATGCCGCGGTTGCGGCGCAATATGAGCGGGTCAAGCGATCGATCTTTCGTCATCAACGGGGTTTTCCCATGAGCAACCGCGATGAACGGCAGGCACGAGCGGCCATGATGAGTGACAGTCCTGTCGATCTCAAACCAAAACCAAAGGTCAAGCCGAAGCTGGAGCGGCCAAAGCTCTATAAGGTCATTCTGCTGAACGACGACTACACGCCGCGTGAATTCGTGACCGTCGTGCTGAAGGCCGTCTTCCGCATGAGCGAGGAGGCCGGTCACCGGGTGATGATGACGGCGCATCGCTTCGGCAGCGCGGTGGTTGTCGTCTGTGAGCGGGATATCGCCGAGACGAAAGCCAAGGAGGCGACCGACCTTGGCAAGGAGGCGGGATTTCCGCTGATGTTCACCACCGAGCCGGAAGAGTGAACGTCACTCCTGCCGGATCTGAAACCCCGTCTTGTTCTGCACGAAGCCGCAGCTTTCGTAAAAGGCGTGAACCTCGGGATCTGCCTGCCGGTGAGCAGCATGACCTTGTAGCAGTTCGCCGCAAAGGCCGCCTCGACGGCATGGCGCACGACTGCGCGCCCGTAACCTCGGCCGCGACGGTTTTCGCGCGTCACCACGTTTTCGGTAAGGGCATAGGGACGGGCGGCGCGCGTGAGGTTTGGAACGATCTGTAGCGTGGCCGTGGCGACCGCGTCCTCGCCGTCGGTCGCAAGAAAAATGGAGAGCCCCGGCTGGGCCAGGATGGCGGCGAACGCCGTATCCGCTTCTTCTGCCGACATGTCTCGGTCGGCCGGATTGAGCGTACGATAAAGTTCAAGCAATTCAGCGAGGTCGTCGCGCTCCGCCTCTCGCAAGACGACGGTGTCAGGTGACATTGATCCTCAATCCTTCTTGCCGAACATGCGCTTCAGCATCTCGGCCATCGGCCCGGTTTCCGGCAGCGTTTTCGGCTGGGCGCTGTTACGCGCCTGATGGATATGGGACTGCGCAGCGGGCCTGGCTGCCTTGGCCGGCTTCTCGGCTTCGGGCTTGCTGCCCGTGGCCAGCGCCAGCTTGTTCATCAGCTGGGAATCCTCAGCCTTCACCAGCATGGAGGCGTTGTCGGCGATCGCGTCGAGCAGCGGCTCCAGCCATGTCTTGTCGGCCTTGGCAAAATCGCCGAGCACATGGCCGTGCACCCGTTCCTTGTCGCCGGGATGTCCTATGCCGAGGCGCAGGCGGCGGTACTCCTTGCCGCAATGGGCGTCGAGGGATTTCAGGCCATTATGGCCGCCATGCCCGCCACCCGTCTTGATGCGGGCGCGGCCGGCCGGCAAGTCCAGTTCGTCATGGATGGCGATGATATCCGCGGGCGAAAGCTTGTAGAAGCGCATGGCTTCGCCAACCGATTCACCGGAAAGGTTCATGTAGGTCAGCGGCTTCATCAGCAGGATTTTTTCGCCGGCGATGTCGCCCTCGGAGATCTCCGCCTTGAATTTCCGAGACCAGGGCGCAAAGGAGGGCAGGCGCTGCAACGCATCGACAGCCATGAAGCCGATGTTATGACGGTTTCCGGCGTATTGCGCGCCGGGATTACCAAGTCCTGCGATGATCTTCATGGGGCTTGTCCGCGTTTTGCCTGATGATGGTGTTGTCACCATCCCGAAAACCGCCGGCTGTCAATCTTTTTGTGCCTGCGAAAGGTATCAGGGGCTGATGAGATCGTAGCGGTCGAAGATTTTCTGCTGCGTTCCATCGGCGATCAACTGGTCTAGTCGCGTCTGCAATCTGGCAATGATCTCGTCCGGGACGCTCTTGTTGCAGGCGAGCCCGAGCTGTTGTCGCGCAAGCGTTATCACCTCGCTGAAGGTGTCGGCGGGCAGGCTTTTTAACGTGCTTTCAGACATGGGCATCAGATCGATGCGGCCGGCTGCCAGCTTGTGGAAGGTGATTTCGAAATCCGCGCCGACATCCACCTGCGGGAAGCCGAGCTTTTGCAGAAGGGCTTCGGTGTAATCTCCACGCTGGGTTCCGACGCGATATTTTTTCGCGTCCTCGAGAGTGGCAGCCTGGATGTTTGCCTTGCGGCGGGCGACAAGCACGTTGCGATCGGTGTGAATGGGGGCAACCCATTTGAACAGGTTTTCCCGTTCCGGCGTCCTTGCGGTGGCGAAAACGCAGTGCATCGGTTGGGTCGTTGCCAATGCGATGGCCCGCGCCCAAGGCATGACCGTAACCTCGTAATCCGTTTTTGTCTGCTCGAGCACGATCTTCAGCTGATCGAAATAGACGCCGCGCACACTGCCATCACTGGCCTGGACATTATAAGGCGGGTAGACCTCGGTTGTCAGAAACAGTTTGTCTGCGTTTGCCGGCGTGGTGAGAGCAAGAAAGATCAGGCAGGTGCGGATCAATCTCATGACATTCCCCAATGTTTCAGGCTTGCCGGGCGGCAATGCGATTTTGATCGGTGATCTCACCCAGACCGGCGATCAGCTTATCGAGAGGCTGCGGCCGGGCGAAGAGGTAACCCTGGCCAAAATCCGCGCCAATCTCGGTCAGAAGTTGCTTCTGCTCCTCGGTTTCGATGCCCTCTGCGATGACGGTGCAGTTCATCTTGTGCGAGATGGCCGCGATACCTTCGACCAGCATGCGGCTGCGTTGCCGGATTTCCGGTCCGTCGTCGCAGATAGAACGGGTAAAGGATTGATCGATCTTGACGATATCGACCGGGAAGCGGCTGAGATAGCTCAGCGACGAGTAACCCGTTCCGAAGTCGTCGAGCGCGATGCGGCAACCGAGCTGATGGATGGCATTGAGGATCGCCCGGATCTGCGGATCGTTTTTCATGATGACCGCTTCGGTGATCTCGATCACAAGGCGGGCGGGAACGATGCCGTGGCGGTGAAGGACACCCGCGATGCGTGTCGGTAGGCCCGGTTCGAATTGCAGCGGCGAAACATTGACGGCGACATAGGTCTGCTCCATGCCGGGCAGGTGCGAAAGCCTCGCGAGATTGGCGATCGCCTGATCGAGGATGACATTGCCGATACGCTGAATAGTGCCGTTTTCTTCTGCAAGACGGACGATGGTCGCCGGGGAAAGCAACCCTTTTTCCGGATGATTGAGACGCAGCAGCGCCTCGAAACCTGTCGTGCGGCCAGTGCCAAGGTTCTGTATCGGCTGGAAATAAGCCTCGAACCAATCGTCGGACAGCGCCTGGGCAATATCGCGCTCCAACTCCGCATGTTCGCGGGCACGATCCATGATCGAGCTGTCGAAGACCTGCGAGCCGTTCTTGCCCATGCGTTTGCGGGTATACATCGCCATATCGGCATTTTGGAGGAGTTCCGAGGCGCTTGACGCGTGCAACGGATAGACGGCCATGCCGATGCTGGCGCTGATGCGAATGCTGTTATTGTCGATCTCGAAGGGTGTATCGAGCATGGCGCCGATGCGTTCGCAGAACTGCCGCGCGCGCTCTTCCACCTTTTCGCCGGCGAGCAGTATAGCAAATTCGTCGCCGCCCAGACGCGATGCGCTGTCGAGCGGCGTCAAAAGTGGCTCCAGTTTTGCGGTGAACTGTTTGAGCACGGCATCACCGGCGGCATGGCCGAGATTGTCGTTGATGGCTTTGAAGCGGTCGAGATCGATGAACAGGCAGGCGAGTTCGCTGCCGTTTTGGTCCGCATCGCGGATTTGCAGATCGAGAATGCCCTCAAAGCCCTGTCGGTTGAACAGGCCGGTCAGATGGTCGGAAATCGCCTGCTGGCGGTTGCGCTTTTCCGACTGGCGCAATTCGGTGACGTCGGTCATGACGCAGAGACAGGTGCTCTGATGGGCCGCATCGCCGGAATGGAGGGCCTTTTCCAGGACAAGCGCGTCCATGACGCTGCCATCCATGCACCGAAAACGCACGGTAATGCCGTTGTGTGACGCATCGGGCAAGGGGTGCGCCGTCCTGCGCTGCTGGAACAGGAGCCGGTCATCGGGGTGGATAAGATCGGCAAAATTCAGGCCGAGTATCCGGCTGCGGTCGTAGCCCGTTGCCTGTATCCAATAATCACTGACGGCGGCGATGCGGTCATGACTATCCAGCGAGAACAGCATGGCCGGCGTACGGTTGTAGATTTCCGTCTTGCGGGCGTGGGCATTCTTGATTTCCAGCTCTTCCTTTTCGAGCTGGGACTGCATTTCGTTGAAGCTTTTCGCGAGTCGGCCGATTTCGTCCTTCGAACGCCAGTCGACGTGATGGCGAGAACCCAGCCGCCGTGTCGCCTCTATCGCGGCCGCCAGCCGCATCAGCGGACGGATCACCATGAAGCGATTGCCGGCGATGGCTGCAATAACGATGGTGACGACGGCCACGATGAAAATCGTGATGAAAGCCAGTTCGGTGCGGCTCA
This genomic interval from Agrobacterium tumefaciens contains the following:
- a CDS encoding ABC transporter ATP-binding protein; this encodes MHKISLGRFKGGEHSRPFFIPRTLPKYNLFPKPLRLFPKRESAYIRIMVITRIFEYFENWIKPFDRKDDLRPPESTFAFIWFYISQAKAPFFAMLVLGGLTAAIEAALFWFVGRLVDILSTVKPEEGWAGLLAAHGGELVGMLVLIGIVRFVVTMVTALVDQQIITPGFYNLVRWQSYMHVARQSLTFFQNDFSGRIVTKVWSGGQAAGDLVTSLMESVWFVGIYSVSMLFLIGGLDWRLAVVVVVWVAIFSLLARYFVPRIRYHSRETAEAASMLSGRMVDAYGNIQTLRLFGRDDANDRYMRQGFDIFQRATMTFTRFITGVRASMALLSGVMITSMAALCIDLWLSGKISSGAVAFTLALVLRLNFLLGRLMTQFNGIMRNFGTVQNAAELISQPIGLVDAPDAAVLEVKKPSIRFENVSFHYGRADGVIGNLNLEIRAGEKVGIVGRSGAGKSTLVNLLLRFYDVEKGRILIDGQDIARVTQESLRAHIGMVTQDTSLLHRSIRDNILFGRTDATEEQLREATRRAKANDFIERLEDQRGRKGFDAHVGERGVKLSGGQRQRIAIARVMLKDAPILVLDEATSALDSEVEAAIQSNLDELMQGKTVLAIAHRLSTIAALDRLIVMDQGRIVEQGTHSELITQGGLYSELWARQSGGFLAADEAAQ
- a CDS encoding endonuclease/exonuclease/phosphatase family protein: MTAKLSCMVSTALAAVLVIASLRYITDFWLLAFVTSFQLHIAAVCILVSCLVFWLTRDAISAMLVIWSLALAIHAVAMLMEFSTTANAAPGAKPFRLLSFNVLMDNAANADAIADKVLESGADAIYLFEAAALRSALPRLQPTYPHRLGCYEGTPGCDLVILSKRPLLEGRFYNLSDLRRDRFAVANVDLDGTQLTLAAGHITKPYFDDYHRDELDEISEILFRITGPLILAGDFNSSSIAPDMRAFLAANDLKKATFEPATWPTRAGSFGIAIDHIFAREPATLMKTTRLQDNLGSNHYGLMADFLIGK
- the petA gene encoding ubiquinol-cytochrome c reductase iron-sulfur subunit, producing MSEHVTNHDASGEPTRRDFLYLVTGMAGAVGAAAVAWPFIDQMRPDASTLALASIEVDVAAVEPGMSLTVKWRGKPIFIRNRTEKEIEEAKAVALGDLKDPVARNANIAADAQATDIDRSAGQGKENWIVMVGSCTHLGCVPLGQAGDFGGWFCPCHGSHYDTAGRIRKGPAPQNLAIPTFAFTSDTVIKIG
- a CDS encoding cytochrome b, whose product is MSGHSSYQPSTGIERWIDSRLPLPRMIYDSFVAYPVPRNLNYAYTFGAMLSVMLIVQILTGVVLAMHYAAETTVAFNSVEKIMRDVNHGWLLRYMHANGASFFFIAVYLHIARGLYYGSYKAPREILWILGCVIFLLMMATGFMGYVLPWGQMSFWGATVITGFFTAFPAIGEWIQQFLLGGFAVDQPTLNRFFALHYLLPFMIAGVVILHIWALHVTGQTNPTGVEVKSKTDTVPFTPYATLKDALGVSVFLIGYAWFVFYMPNFLGHPDNYIMADPLKTPAHIVPEWYFLPFYAMLRAITFNIWVIDSKLGGVLVMFGAIVVLFFLPWLDTSKVRSAVYRPWYKMFFWVFVVNAIMLGWLGSRPAEGTYVIMSQIGTLYYFGFFLVIMPILGLVETPRRIPNSITEAVLEKNAAKTGAAPAAAQV
- a CDS encoding cytochrome c1; this translates as MKKLVTSIALFAAIGCSFTVASAAEESHDLATKTEHAIAGGHFPVIKPEEQSWSFAGPFGKYDKGQLQRGLKVYKEVCSACHSMSLVSFRTLGDLGYSDEQVKAFAAEYEVQDGPNADGEMYNRKAVPSDHFPSPFPNHEAAAAANGGAAPPDMSLLAKARGVERGFPQFIIDMIPIIGGYQEGGPDYIHALLTGYQDPPAGVEVAEGTHFNPYFVSAVALKMAPPISADQVTYDDGTPQTVDQYSKDVAAFLMWAAEPHLEERKRTGFMVMVFLFIFTALIYLTKKSVYANKEH
- a CDS encoding adenine phosphoribosyltransferase; amino-acid sequence: MTVIASELSAAIRSIPDYPKSGIIFRDITTLLGNPRAFRRAVDELVQPYAGTKIDKIAGMEARGFILGGAVAHQLSAGFVPIRKKGKLPHTTVRVAYSLEYGVDEMEMHVDAVQPGEKVILVDDLIATGGTAEGAVKLLRQMGAEIVSACFVIDLPDLGGRKKLEDLGVDVRTLVEFSGH
- a CDS encoding MaoC family dehydratase produces the protein MRLAELSPIGVRVTLDTLHFSAEDIVRFARDFDPQPFHLDAEAAKHSVLGGLCASGWHTGAGWMKSFLSHWAKEVKRLKLEGLEPPKLGPSPGFRDLKWKKPVYAGDDVTYFVTLLDARPLESRPGIWLNTTFNEGVNQSGETVLTFQSSVLEFE
- a CDS encoding MaoC family dehydratase — encoded protein: MAPVVTYAYEDFTVGREFPLGPQSLSAEQIIAFASEFDPQPMHLSEEAGRQSILGGLAASGWHTCSLLMRMMADSYISDSTSQGSPGIDYVDWKKPVLAGDTLSGKSIVLEQRPSASRPGIGLVKLRHELYNQHGVLVSHGENTVMFLMRKNGGMAA